Proteins found in one Streptococcus mitis genomic segment:
- the purB gene encoding adenylosuccinate lyase: MIDRYSRPEMANIWSEENKYRAWLEVEILADEAWAELGEIPKEDVALIREKADFDIDRILEIEQETRHDVVAFTRAVSETLGEERKWVHYGLTSTDVVDTAYGYLYKQANDIIRRDLENFTNIIADKAKEHKFTIMMGRTHGVHAEPTTFGLKLATWYSEMKRNIERFEHAAAGVEAGKISGAVGNFANIPPFVEQYVCDKLGIRAQEISTQVLPRDLHAEYFAVLASIATSIERMATEIRGLQKSEQREVEEFFAKGQKGSSAMPHKRNPIGSENMTGLARVIRGHMITAYENVALWHERDISHSSAERIITPDTTILIDYMLNRFGNIVKNLTVFPENMIRNMNSTFGLIFSQRAMLTLIEKGMTREQAYDLVQPKTAYSWDNQVDFKPLLEADPEVTSRLTQEEIDEIFNPLYYTKRVDDIFERLGLG, translated from the coding sequence ATGATCGACCGTTACTCTCGCCCTGAAATGGCGAACATTTGGAGTGAAGAAAATAAATACCGTGCTTGGCTTGAGGTGGAAATCTTGGCTGACGAGGCATGGGCTGAGTTGGGGGAAATCCCTAAGGAAGATGTGGCTTTGATTCGCGAGAAGGCGGACTTTGACATCGACCGTATCTTGGAGATTGAGCAGGAGACTCGCCATGACGTAGTTGCCTTTACGCGTGCGGTTTCTGAGACTCTTGGTGAAGAGCGCAAGTGGGTTCATTACGGCTTGACATCAACTGACGTGGTGGATACGGCCTACGGTTACCTCTACAAGCAGGCCAACGACATTATCCGTCGTGACCTTGAAAACTTCACCAACATCATCGCTGACAAGGCTAAGGAGCACAAGTTTACCATCATGATGGGTCGTACCCACGGTGTGCACGCTGAACCGACAACTTTTGGTCTTAAATTGGCCACTTGGTACAGCGAAATGAAGCGTAATATCGAGCGTTTCGAGCATGCGGCTGCTGGTGTGGAAGCTGGTAAGATTTCTGGTGCAGTTGGAAACTTTGCCAACATCCCACCATTCGTAGAGCAATATGTCTGCGACAAATTGGGTATCCGTGCCCAAGAAATCTCAACACAGGTCCTTCCTCGTGACCTTCACGCTGAGTACTTTGCGGTTCTTGCCAGCATTGCGACTTCAATCGAACGTATGGCAACGGAGATCCGTGGTTTGCAAAAATCTGAACAACGTGAAGTAGAAGAGTTCTTTGCTAAGGGGCAAAAAGGGTCTTCAGCAATGCCTCACAAACGCAACCCAATCGGTTCTGAGAACATGACAGGTCTTGCGCGCGTTATCCGTGGTCACATGATAACAGCCTATGAGAACGTGGCTCTCTGGCACGAACGTGACATTTCACACTCATCAGCTGAGCGTATTATCACACCAGATACAACCATTTTGATTGATTACATGCTCAACCGTTTCGGAAACATTGTTAAGAACTTGACAGTCTTCCCAGAAAACATGATCCGCAACATGAACTCAACTTTCGGTTTGATTTTCAGCCAACGTGCTATGTTGACCTTGATTGAAAAAGGAATGACCCGTGAACAAGCTTATGATTTGGTGCAACCAAAAACGGCTTACTCTTGGGACAACCAAGTAGACTTTAAACCGCTTCTGGAAGCAGATCCAGAGGTGACATCACGCCTCACACAAGAAGAAATCGATGAAATCTTCAACCCTCTTTATTACACTAAACGAGTGGATGATATCTTTGAACGTCTTGGTTTAGGATAA
- a CDS encoding GntR family transcriptional regulator: MAIPKYQYIKDELKNKIISGQFASGDKFYTEAELIAMYDVSSITVVRALNDLAKDGYIVRQQGKGTFVSRARKHKLVEFSDVEVFETKDDKVTVLSIERGNKLSYLEKLGLRGDQFYYKIERVRETGGVVYIYHTSYIPEQYINANYPNLEYYSSIYNRFKLDYHIHMNDEHFEEINEIAFPTPEHAASVLGVDEQFPTVLQTKTTKLESTGQVLAYSETYKRADYYKIKFISCDRDH; encoded by the coding sequence ATGGCAATTCCAAAGTATCAATATATTAAAGATGAGTTAAAGAACAAAATCATTTCTGGTCAATTTGCCAGTGGAGATAAATTCTACACTGAAGCTGAATTGATTGCAATGTATGATGTAAGTTCTATCACAGTTGTCCGCGCCTTAAACGACCTTGCCAAGGATGGCTATATTGTCCGTCAACAAGGAAAGGGGACATTCGTTTCACGCGCACGCAAACACAAACTCGTAGAGTTTTCAGATGTAGAAGTTTTTGAAACTAAAGATGATAAAGTTACCGTCCTTTCTATCGAGCGTGGAAACAAACTAAGCTACTTAGAAAAACTCGGACTACGCGGAGATCAGTTCTACTACAAGATTGAACGTGTACGCGAAACAGGTGGTGTTGTCTACATCTACCATACATCTTACATTCCAGAACAATACATCAACGCAAATTATCCAAATCTTGAATATTATAGCTCTATCTATAACCGTTTCAAATTGGATTACCACATTCACATGAATGATGAACATTTTGAAGAAATCAATGAAATAGCATTTCCAACTCCAGAACATGCGGCTTCGGTCCTCGGAGTCGATGAACAATTCCCAACCGTTTTACAAACCAAGACGACTAAACTAGAGTCTACTGGTCAAGTTCTCGCATACAGCGAAACATATAAACGCGCAGATTACTACAAAATCAAATTCATTTCATGTGACCGTGATCACTAA
- a CDS encoding glycoside hydrolase family 35 protein: MTRFEIRDDFYLDGKSFKILSGAIHYFRVPPEDWYHSLYNLKALGFNTVETYVAWNLHEPREGEFHFEGALDLERFLQTAQDLGLYAIVRPSPFICAEWEFGGLPAWLLTKDMRLRSSDPAYIEAVGRYYDQLLSRLVPHLLDNGGNILMMQVENEYGSYGEDKAYLRAIRQLMEDRGVTCPLFTSDGPWRATLKAGTLIEDDLFVTGNFGSKAPYNFSQMQEFFDEHGKKWPLMCMEFWDGWFNRWKEPIITRDPKELADAVREVLEQGSINLYMFHGGTNFGFMNGCSARGTLDLPQVTSYDYDALLDEEGNPTAKYLAVKKMMATHFPEYPQLEPLYKESMKVNAIPLAEKVSLFETLDSLSSPVESLYPKKMEELGQSYGYLLYRTEINWDAEEERLRIIDGRDRAQLYVDGQWVETQYQTEIGEDIFYQGEKKALSRLDILVENMGRVNYGHKFLADTQRKGIRTGVCKDLHFLLNWKQYPLPLDNPEKIDFSKGWTEGQPAFYAYDFTVEEPKDTYLDLSEFGKGVAFVNGQNLGRFWNVGPTLSLYIPHSYLKEGANRIIIFETEGEYKEEIHLTRKPTLKHIKGENL, translated from the coding sequence ATGACACGATTTGAGATACGGGATGATTTTTATCTCGATGGAAAATCATTTAAGATTTTATCTGGCGCCATTCATTATTTTAGAGTTCCTCCAGAAGATTGGTATCATTCGCTCTATAATTTGAAGGCTCTTGGTTTTAATACAGTAGAGACTTATGTGGCCTGGAATTTACATGAGCCTCGTGAGGGTGAGTTTCACTTTGAAGGGGCTCTGGATTTGGAGCGGTTTCTCCAGACAGCGCAGGATTTGGGTCTCTACGCTATCGTTCGTCCCTCTCCCTTCATTTGTGCGGAGTGGGAATTCGGTGGCTTACCAGCTTGGCTTTTAACCAAAGACATGAGGCTTCGTTCATCAGACCCTGCATATATTGAGGCTGTTGGTCGCTACTATGACCAGCTCTTGTCACGATTGGTTCCACATTTGTTGGACAATGGTGGCAATATCCTTATGATGCAGGTTGAAAATGAGTATGGTTCTTATGGAGAAGATAAGGCTTACCTAAGAGCAATTCGACAGTTGATGGAAGATCGTGGCGTAACCTGTCCACTCTTTACATCAGATGGCCCATGGCGAGCTACTCTGAAAGCTGGAACCTTAATCGAAGATGATCTATTTGTAACAGGAAACTTTGGTTCTAAGGCACCTTACAACTTTTCACAGATGCAGGAATTCTTTGATGAGCATGGTAAGAAATGGCCGCTCATGTGTATGGAGTTCTGGGATGGCTGGTTCAATCGCTGGAAAGAACCGATTATCACACGGGATCCAAAAGAGTTGGCAGATGCAGTTCGAGAGGTTTTGGAACAAGGCTCTATCAATCTCTACATGTTCCACGGTGGTACAAACTTTGGCTTCATGAATGGTTGTTCAGCTCGAGGGACCCTGGACTTGCCACAAGTTACGTCTTATGATTATGATGCCCTTCTGGATGAAGAAGGAAATCCAACTGCCAAATATCTAGCAGTCAAGAAGATGATGGCGACACATTTTCCAGAGTATCCGCAGTTGGAACCGCTCTATAAGGAAAGTATGAAAGTAAATGCTATTCCACTAGCTGAAAAAGTTTCCTTGTTTGAAACCTTGGATAGCTTATCTAGTCCTGTAGAAAGTCTCTATCCTAAAAAGATGGAGGAGTTGGGACAAAGTTATGGCTACCTACTTTATCGAACAGAAATAAACTGGGATGCAGAAGAAGAAAGACTTCGTATCATTGATGGTCGAGATAGGGCCCAGCTTTATGTCGATGGTCAGTGGGTTGAAACCCAATATCAGACAGAGATTGGGGAAGATATTTTTTATCAAGGTGAAAAGAAAGCGCTGTCTAGATTGGATATCTTGGTAGAAAATATGGGGCGTGTCAACTATGGACATAAGTTCTTAGCAGATACGCAACGTAAAGGAATCCGAACAGGTGTCTGCAAGGATTTACACTTCTTACTTAATTGGAAACAATATCCACTACCACTGGATAATCCTGAGAAAATTGATTTTTCAAAAGGATGGACAGAAGGACAGCCAGCCTTTTACGCTTATGACTTTACAGTCGAGGAGCCGAAAGATACTTACCTAGACTTATCTGAGTTTGGTAAGGGAGTTGCTTTTGTCAATGGGCAGAATCTAGGACGTTTTTGGAACGTCGGCCCAACCCTCTCGCTTTATATTCCTCATAGCTATCTCAAGGAAGGTGCTAATCGCATCATTATCTTTGAAACAGAAGGTGAATATAAAGAAGAGATTCATTTAACTCGTAAACCTACACTAAAACACATAAAGGGGGAAAACTTATGA
- a CDS encoding PTS sugar transporter subunit IIB, with product MTIVGCRIDGRLIHGQVANLWAGKLNVSRIMVVDDEVVNNDVEKSGLKLATPPGVKLSILPIEKAAANILAGKYDSQRLFIVARKPDRFLGLVEAGVPLETLNVGNMSQTPETRAITRSINVVDKDVEDFHKLAEKGVKLTAQMVPNDPVSDFLSLLK from the coding sequence ATGACAATTGTAGGATGCCGTATCGATGGACGTTTGATCCACGGACAAGTAGCCAATCTATGGGCTGGAAAACTAAATGTTTCACGTATTATGGTTGTAGATGACGAAGTTGTCAACAATGACGTTGAAAAGAGTGGTTTGAAACTTGCGACACCACCAGGTGTGAAATTGAGTATTTTGCCAATTGAAAAAGCGGCAGCCAATATTCTTGCTGGTAAATACGATAGCCAACGTCTCTTTATCGTGGCTCGTAAGCCAGACCGCTTCCTTGGTTTGGTAGAAGCAGGTGTACCACTTGAAACCCTTAATGTTGGGAATATGTCTCAAACACCAGAAACTCGCGCTATTACACGTTCTATCAACGTAGTGGACAAGGATGTGGAAGACTTCCACAAATTGGCAGAAAAAGGTGTTAAACTTACTGCTCAAATGGTTCCAAATGATCCAGTTTCAGACTTTTTGAGCTTATTAAAATAG
- a CDS encoding PTS mannose/fructose/sorbose/N-acetylgalactosamine transporter subunit IIC: MIQWWQILLLTLYSAYQICDELTIVSSAGSPVFAGFITGLIMGDVTTGLLIGGNLQLFVLGVGTFGGASRIDATSGAVLATAFSVSQGIDTALAITTIAVPVAALLTYFDVLGRMTTTFFAHRVDAAIERFDYKGIERNYLLGAIPWALSRALPVFFALAFGGEFVQHVVDFVTKYQWVADGLTLAGRMLPGLGFAILLRYLPVKRNLHYLAMGFGLTAMLTVLYSYVTGLGGAVAGIVGTLPKDVAEKIGFVNNFKGLSMIGISIVGIFLAVLHFKNSQKVAVAAPSTPSESGEIEDDEF; this comes from the coding sequence ATGATACAATGGTGGCAAATTTTACTTCTCACTTTGTACTCAGCTTATCAAATCTGTGATGAGTTGACAATCGTTTCATCTGCAGGTTCCCCTGTATTTGCTGGTTTCATTACTGGTTTAATCATGGGAGATGTGACTACTGGTCTGCTTATCGGTGGTAACTTGCAACTGTTCGTTCTTGGGGTTGGTACCTTCGGTGGTGCTTCTCGTATCGACGCAACTTCTGGTGCGGTTCTTGCGACAGCCTTCTCTGTTTCACAAGGAATTGATACAGCACTTGCGATTACAACAATCGCTGTGCCAGTAGCGGCTCTCTTGACATACTTCGACGTTCTTGGACGTATGACAACTACTTTCTTTGCTCACCGTGTGGATGCTGCAATCGAACGCTTTGACTATAAAGGTATTGAACGCAACTACTTGCTTGGTGCGATTCCTTGGGCTTTATCTCGTGCCCTTCCAGTCTTCTTTGCCCTTGCTTTTGGTGGTGAATTTGTACAACACGTAGTAGACTTCGTTACAAAATACCAATGGGTTGCAGATGGTTTGACACTCGCAGGACGTATGCTTCCAGGTCTTGGATTTGCAATCTTGCTTCGTTACCTTCCAGTTAAACGTAACCTTCACTACCTTGCAATGGGATTTGGTTTGACAGCTATGTTGACTGTTCTTTACTCATACGTAACAGGTCTTGGTGGCGCTGTTGCTGGTATCGTAGGTACTCTACCGAAAGATGTTGCTGAAAAAATTGGTTTCGTGAACAACTTCAAAGGTTTGTCTATGATTGGTATCTCTATCGTAGGTATCTTCCTTGCAGTGCTTCACTTCAAAAATAGCCAAAAAGTAGCTGTAGCAGCACCTTCTACACCATCAGAAAGTGGGGAAATCGAAGATGACGAATTCTAA
- a CDS encoding PTS system mannose/fructose/sorbose family transporter subunit IID, which produces MTNSNYKLTKEDFNQINKRSLFTFQLGWNYERMQASGYLYMILPQLRKMYGDGTPELKEMMKVHTQFFNTSPFFHTIIAGFDLAMEEKDGVGSKDAVNGIKTGLMGPFAPLGDTIFGSLVPAIMGSIAATMAIAGQPWGIFLWIAVAVVYDIFRWKQLEFAYKEGVNLINNMQSTLTALIDAASVLGVFMMGALVATMINFEISYKLPIGEKMIDFQDILNQIFPRLLPAIFTAFIFWLLGKKGMTSTKAIGIIIVLAVGLSALGHFAFGMGPK; this is translated from the coding sequence ATGACGAATTCTAATTACAAACTTACAAAAGAAGATTTTAATCAAATCAACAAACGTAGCTTGTTTACTTTTCAATTAGGTTGGAACTACGAACGTATGCAAGCTTCTGGTTACCTTTACATGATCCTGCCACAATTGCGTAAAATGTATGGTGATGGAACTCCTGAATTGAAAGAAATGATGAAAGTTCATACTCAATTCTTCAATACTTCACCATTCTTCCATACCATTATCGCTGGTTTTGACCTTGCCATGGAAGAAAAAGATGGTGTAGGTTCAAAAGATGCCGTTAACGGTATCAAGACAGGTTTGATGGGACCATTTGCTCCTCTTGGAGATACAATCTTTGGTTCGCTTGTACCTGCTATCATGGGATCTATCGCAGCAACTATGGCTATCGCTGGCCAACCTTGGGGTATCTTCCTTTGGATTGCAGTTGCAGTAGTGTATGACATCTTCCGTTGGAAACAGTTAGAATTTGCCTACAAAGAAGGGGTTAACCTTATCAACAACATGCAAAGTACATTGACAGCTTTGATTGACGCTGCATCTGTACTTGGTGTCTTCATGATGGGTGCTCTTGTAGCCACAATGATCAACTTTGAAATTTCTTATAAATTGCCAATCGGTGAAAAGATGATTGATTTCCAAGACATCTTGAACCAAATCTTCCCACGTTTGCTTCCAGCAATCTTTACTGCCTTTATCTTCTGGTTGCTTGGTAAGAAAGGTATGACCTCTACTAAAGCTATCGGTATCATTATCGTTCTTGCAGTAGGTCTTTCTGCCCTTGGTCACTTTGCATTTGGAATGGGACCTAAATAA
- a CDS encoding PTS sugar transporter subunit IIA: MVKSLILVSHGRFCEELKGSTEMIMGPQDNIHAVALLPEDGPEEFTAKFEAAIEGLDDFLVFADLLGGTPCNVVSRLIMEGRDIDLYAGMNLPMVIEFINASLTGADADYKNRAAESIVKVNDLLAGFDDDEDE; the protein is encoded by the coding sequence ATGGTAAAATCATTAATTTTGGTCAGCCATGGTCGCTTCTGTGAGGAGCTTAAAGGCAGCACAGAAATGATTATGGGTCCACAAGACAATATTCATGCAGTGGCTCTTCTTCCAGAAGACGGTCCAGAAGAATTTACTGCAAAATTTGAAGCTGCTATTGAAGGATTGGATGATTTCTTAGTCTTTGCGGATCTTCTCGGTGGAACACCATGTAACGTGGTAAGCCGTTTGATTATGGAAGGTCGTGATATTGACCTTTACGCAGGGATGAATCTTCCAATGGTGATTGAATTTATCAATGCGAGCCTTACAGGTGCAGATGCGGACTATAAGAACCGTGCTGCAGAAAGCATTGTGAAAGTTAATGACCTGTTAGCTGGCTTCGATGATGACGAAGATGAATAA
- a CDS encoding SIS domain-containing protein translates to MLHYTKEDLIELGAEITTREIYQQPDVWKEAFESYQEKREEIAAFLQGIADKHDYIKVILTGAGTSAYVGDTLVPYFKEVYDERKWNFNAIATTDIVANPETYLKKDVATVLVSFARSGNSPESVATVDLAKALVDELYQVTITCAADGKLALQAHGDDHNLLLLQPDASNDAGFAMTSSFTSMMLTALLVFDPTEFAVKAERFEVVSSLAHKILDNAEDVKELVDLDFNRVIYLGAGPFFGLAHEAQLKILELTAGQVATMYESPVGFRHGPKSLINEDTVVLVFGTTTDYTRKYDLDLVREVAGDQIARRVVLLSDQAFGLENVKEVALGCGGVLNDIYRVFPYIVYAQLFALLTSLKVENKPDTPSPTGTVNRVVQGVIIHEYQK, encoded by the coding sequence ATGTTACATTATACAAAAGAAGATTTGATTGAATTGGGTGCAGAAATCACTACACGTGAAATCTACCAACAACCAGATGTATGGAAAGAAGCTTTTGAATCTTATCAAGAAAAGCGTGAAGAAATTGCAGCCTTTCTGCAAGGGATTGCTGATAAACATGACTATATTAAGGTTATCTTGACAGGTGCTGGGACTTCTGCTTATGTGGGAGATACCTTGGTACCTTACTTTAAGGAAGTCTATGACGAACGCAAATGGAATTTCAATGCTATTGCGACAACTGATATTGTTGCCAATCCAGAAACTTATTTGAAAAAAGATGTGGCAACTGTCCTTGTGTCTTTTGCTCGTAGTGGGAACTCGCCTGAAAGTGTGGCGACTGTTGATTTGGCCAAAGCCTTGGTGGATGAGCTTTACCAAGTGACCATTACTTGTGCTGCAGATGGGAAATTGGCTCTTCAAGCTCATGGAGATGACCACAATCTCTTGCTCTTGCAACCAGATGCTTCTAATGATGCTGGCTTTGCTATGACTTCTAGCTTTACGTCTATGATGTTGACAGCTCTCTTGGTCTTTGATCCTACAGAATTTGCTGTTAAAGCTGAACGTTTTGAAGTTGTATCTAGTCTTGCCCATAAAATTCTAGACAATGCAGAAGATGTCAAAGAACTTGTTGATCTAGACTTTAACCGTGTCATCTATCTAGGCGCTGGTCCTTTCTTTGGACTTGCTCATGAAGCTCAGCTCAAGATTTTGGAATTAACAGCTGGTCAAGTGGCGACCATGTATGAAAGCCCAGTCGGCTTCCGTCACGGTCCAAAATCTCTTATTAACGAAGATACAGTTGTTTTGGTCTTTGGTACAACGACAGACTACACTCGTAAGTACGACTTGGACTTGGTTCGTGAAGTTGCTGGTGATCAGATTGCTCGTCGTGTTGTGCTTTTGAGTGATCAAGCCTTTGGTCTTGAAAATGTCAAAGAAGTGGCCCTTGGCTGTGGCGGTGTCTTGAATGATATTTACCGTGTCTTCCCTTACATCGTTTATGCCCAACTCTTTGCCCTATTGACTTCACTTAAAGTAGAAAATAAACCTGATACACCGTCTCCTACAGGTACGGTAAACCGTGTGGTACAAGGTGTGATCATCCACGAATATCAAAAGTAA
- a CDS encoding aldose epimerase family protein codes for MKAYTERVFGNVAGKNVLAYRFETDGGYQLEVMTYGATILRYVTPDKAGNFANVILGFDDFDSYVGNSPKHGASVGPVAGRIAGATFELNGKTYDLEVNNASNCNHSGSTGWDSSLFELVEVSDHGLTLYTERTDGTGGFPGNLKIWISYHLEETGAYEISYKVTTDQDTLVNPTNHSYFNLSGDFTQTIDRHVFQLNTEGIYPIAPDGVPAKTPDANRDVVKHIYNGALLKDIFAEEDEQIQLVSGLDHPFALPAGHDNAGFLYDQNSGRFLLFKTEAPCFVVYTANFVDESVIIGGQPMVQHNGIALEAQALPDAIHSDLKDQVILKAGQTFTSKTRYELVVK; via the coding sequence ATGAAAGCATACACAGAGCGTGTATTTGGAAATGTAGCGGGCAAGAATGTCTTAGCCTATCGTTTCGAGACAGACGGTGGCTACCAACTTGAGGTTATGACTTATGGTGCGACCATCTTGCGCTATGTCACACCTGACAAGGCTGGAAATTTTGCCAATGTTATTTTGGGATTTGATGACTTTGATAGCTATGTAGGCAATAGTCCCAAGCATGGAGCGAGCGTAGGTCCTGTGGCAGGCCGTATTGCAGGTGCGACCTTTGAGCTCAATGGCAAGACCTATGACCTTGAAGTTAATAATGCTAGCAACTGTAACCACAGTGGTTCAACTGGCTGGGATTCTAGCTTGTTTGAACTAGTTGAAGTGAGCGACCATGGCTTGACCCTCTACACAGAGCGTACAGATGGGACAGGAGGATTTCCTGGAAATCTCAAGATTTGGATCAGTTACCACTTAGAAGAAACTGGTGCCTATGAAATCAGCTACAAGGTGACGACCGATCAAGATACGCTGGTCAATCCAACCAACCACAGCTATTTCAACTTGTCTGGTGATTTTACGCAGACGATTGACCGCCATGTCTTCCAACTAAATACAGAGGGCATTTACCCAATCGCTCCCGACGGTGTTCCTGCAAAAACTCCAGATGCCAATCGTGATGTGGTCAAACATATCTATAATGGTGCCTTGTTGAAGGATATCTTTGCAGAAGAAGATGAGCAAATCCAACTGGTATCTGGTTTGGATCATCCATTTGCCCTTCCTGCAGGTCATGACAATGCTGGGTTCCTTTATGATCAAAACTCAGGTCGCTTCCTGCTTTTCAAGACAGAGGCTCCTTGCTTTGTGGTCTACACAGCAAACTTTGTGGATGAGAGTGTCATCATAGGAGGTCAGCCAATGGTACAGCACAATGGGATTGCCCTTGAAGCGCAAGCTTTACCAGATGCCATTCACAGTGACCTCAAAGATCAAGTCATTCTCAAAGCCGGTCAAACCTTCACCAGTAAGACACGTTATGAGCTTGTTGTGAAATAA
- a CDS encoding CAP domain-containing protein, translated as MKKIVFASALALTLAGAVLTNDVLANDRLVATQSADGRNENVLSSEVLNPASGNVLVGLKGEFLTPDQQAILDAINAIRKEAADEGLVDKYVPIKWSTDLEKAAFTRAAEASVTMDHTRLSDKEIWSAFPSGNSVLGENLGWNHDGFLKALEQWRAEKADYLKKKSGGSAKGGSGHYETLISPKFTHMGIAAFKNPNNPYNAVTIAQAFGDAATSEELVGSYGPAIQYAEVTSSNLSTVKNKAVVVEKSLKEFRTSSSDQSGWVKTDGKWYFYESGDLKTGWVKTGGKWYYLDDLGVMQTGFVKVDGSWYYLSSSGAMFTGWGTDGNRWFYFDGSGAMRTGWLKENGVWYYLDASGIMKTGWFKVGQYWYYAYGSGALAVSTTTPDGYKVNGNGEWVN; from the coding sequence ATGAAGAAAATTGTATTTGCTAGCGCCTTGGCTTTGACTTTAGCTGGAGCAGTTTTGACAAATGATGTTCTAGCTAATGACAGATTGGTGGCAACACAATCTGCTGATGGTAGAAATGAAAATGTCTTGAGTTCAGAAGTGCTTAACCCTGCTAGTGGCAATGTTTTGGTTGGATTAAAGGGAGAATTTTTGACTCCAGACCAACAAGCTATCTTAGATGCCATCAATGCTATCCGTAAAGAAGCAGCTGATGAAGGTTTGGTAGATAAGTATGTCCCTATCAAATGGTCTACTGACCTAGAAAAGGCAGCTTTTACCAGAGCTGCAGAAGCATCTGTAACTATGGACCATACTCGTCTTTCTGATAAAGAAATCTGGAGCGCCTTCCCATCAGGAAACAGTGTACTAGGAGAAAACTTGGGTTGGAACCATGATGGTTTCTTAAAAGCTCTTGAACAATGGCGTGCTGAAAAAGCAGATTACTTGAAGAAAAAATCAGGTGGTTCAGCAAAAGGTGGCTCTGGTCATTATGAAACTTTGATTAGCCCTAAATTTACACACATGGGGATTGCTGCCTTTAAGAACCCAAACAACCCATATAATGCCGTAACGATTGCTCAGGCTTTTGGTGATGCTGCTACTTCAGAAGAATTGGTAGGCAGTTACGGTCCTGCTATTCAGTATGCAGAAGTGACTTCATCTAATTTGTCAACAGTTAAAAATAAAGCAGTTGTTGTTGAAAAATCGCTGAAAGAATTTAGAACTTCTAGCTCAGACCAATCTGGTTGGGTGAAAACAGATGGAAAATGGTATTTCTATGAATCAGGTGATTTGAAGACAGGCTGGGTGAAAACAGGTGGTAAATGGTACTACTTAGATGACCTAGGTGTTATGCAGACTGGATTTGTAAAAGTAGATGGTAGCTGGTATTACTTGAGTAGCTCAGGTGCTATGTTTACAGGCTGGGGTACAGACGGAAATAGATGGTTCTACTTTGATGGCTCAGGAGCTATGAGGACAGGCTGGCTCAAAGAAAATGGAGTTTGGTACTACCTTGATGCGTCTGGTATCATGAAGACAGGTTGGTTTAAAGTTGGCCAATACTGGTACTATGCATATGGCTCAGGAGCTTTGGCAGTCAGCACAACAACACCAGACGGTTATAAAGTAAATGGCAACGGTGAATGGGTAAACTAG